Proteins from a genomic interval of Benincasa hispida cultivar B227 chromosome 7, ASM972705v1, whole genome shotgun sequence:
- the LOC120081613 gene encoding NADH dehydrogenase [ubiquinone] 1 beta subcomplex subunit 7 translates to MEVQGSSKKMIATQAEMVEARVPIPYRDQCAHLLIPLNKCRQSEFYLPWKCEDERHSYEKCEYELVMERMLQMQKIREQEAKLKKGVPLIPKTANV, encoded by the coding sequence ATGGAAGTTCAGGGCTCCTCGAAGAAGATGATAGCGACGCAGGCTGAGATGGTCGAGGCTAGGGTTCCAATTCCTTACAGAGATCAATGCGCTCACTTGTTGATCCCTCTTAATAAATGCCGCCAATCCGAGTTCTACCTCCCATGGAAATGCGAAGACGAGCGCCATTCTTACGAGAAGTGTGAATATGAGCTTGTTATGGAGAGGATGCTTCAGATGCAGAAGATCCGTGAACAGGAGGCCAAGTTGAAGAAGGGTGTTCCTCTCATTCCCAAAACTGCCAATGTATGA